The stretch of DNA CCGTCCCATTTCGGTTCGTAGCTGAGGTCGCTGCCTTTGGGGATGCCGTCGATGCCGCTGACGGATTTGGCGAGCATGGGCGGGACGGGCGGCATCACGGGAAGTTCCATGTGCCCATTCTTGCCCGGCAGGTGCTGCGGACGGTACCCCCGGGACGTGCGGCGCGTCCCGGCCTTCGCCGGAGTTCGGCGGAGTTCGCCGGGGCTCAGCCTGCCAGGAGCCAGACGATCAGGACCAGCACCGGGGCGGCTGCCGCCGTCGAGATCAGGATGGTCTCCCGCGCCACCGCCATGCCCCGGCCGTATCTGCTGGCGAAGAGGAAGACGTTCTGGGCGGGAGGCAGGGCGGCCATGAGCACCACGCCAAGGAGCATGTGCGGCTCCAGGTTGAAGAGGAAACGGCCGACGACGTAGGCCACCCCGGGCATGACCGCGGACTTCAGCGCGGTGGCGGTGAGGATTTCGGCCGTGTGCCCGCCGCTGCGGAGCATCCGGGTGCCGCGCAGGGACATTCCGAAGGCCAACAGCACCACCGGGACGGCCGCACCCCCCAGGAGGGTCAGGGGCGCCAGAACCGGTTCGGGCAGCTTGACGTGGAAGGCTGCCAGGACGGCTCCGAGGAGGGTGGCGATGATCATCGGGTTCCGGAACGGCTGCGTGATCATGAGCCGCGGAGAAAACCTGCCCGCGGCCGAAAGGTCCAGGACAGTCAGGACCAGGGGTGCCAGCAGGAGCAGCTGGACCAGCAGCACCGGAGCCACCGGCGTGGCGTCGCCCAGTGCGTAAAGAGTGATGGGGATGCCGATGTTGTTGGCGTTGACGTAGGAGCTGGCCATGGCTCCCACGGCCGTGTCCGCCATGGGCCGGCGGAACCAGATGCGGCTGGCCGTGACGTACAGCAGTGCGGTGATCACGGCGGTGAGCAGGGCCAGCGGGACGTAGGCGGAGAACACCACCGAGATGTCGGATTTCAGGACCACGGTAAAGAGAAGCACCGGGTTGGTGATGAAGAAGGCAATTTTGGTCAGTGCGGAGACCGTGTGTTCATCGCCCAGTCCGCACCGCGCGGCAACATAACCCACAGCGAT from Pseudarthrobacter chlorophenolicus A6 encodes:
- a CDS encoding AEC family transporter; this translates as MGGVLVGLAVIGVVIAVGYVAARCGLGDEHTVSALTKIAFFITNPVLLFTVVLKSDISVVFSAYVPLALLTAVITALLYVTASRIWFRRPMADTAVGAMASSYVNANNIGIPITLYALGDATPVAPVLLVQLLLLAPLVLTVLDLSAAGRFSPRLMITQPFRNPMIIATLLGAVLAAFHVKLPEPVLAPLTLLGGAAVPVVLLAFGMSLRGTRMLRSGGHTAEILTATALKSAVMPGVAYVVGRFLFNLEPHMLLGVVLMAALPPAQNVFLFASRYGRGMAVARETILISTAAAAPVLVLIVWLLAG